DNA sequence from the Marinilongibacter aquaticus genome:
ATGCCTAAAGATAAATCAGCCGGAATTTTTGACAATTTAGATCCGAAAAAGTACATCCTCATAAAGGGGGCAAAAGCCAACAACCTGAAAAACCTTGATGTAGCCATACAGCGAAACAAGCTGACCGTGGTGACAGGGCTTTCGGGCAGCGGCAAATCCTCCTTGGCTTTCGACACCCTATACGCCGAAGGGCAACGCATGTATGTCGAAAGCTTGAGCAGCTATGCCCGACAATTTTTGGGACGGATGGAAAAACCCGAAGTGGAATACATCAAGGGCGTTTCTCCGGCCATCGCCATCGAACAAAAAGTAAGTACAAAAAATCCTCGTTCTACCGTGGGTACAAGTACCGAAATCTACGACTACCTCAAGCTTTTATTCGCTCGAGTAGGCAAAACCTATTCCCCAATTTCGGGCCAAGAGGTAAAAAAGGACAGTGTAACGGATGTGGCCAATTATATTTTTTCTTTCGAAGATGGCCAAAGGGTAATGATACTCACCCCTTTAAAGGTAGCCGAAGGCCGAGACTTGAAAAAAGAGCTCGATTTGCTCTTGAAAAAAGGCTTTACACGGGTGGCGATCAATGGCGAAATTGAAGAAATAGAGGATGTGCTTCAGGCCAAAAAGTTTGACAAAGAAGCACGAATAGAAATATTGATCGACCGTGCCGTTGTGCGTTTCGATGAAAAGGGCGATCCGGAAGAAGACACCCTCTACAGAATATCCGATTCGGTACAAACTGCTTTTTTTGAAGGACAAGGCGATTGCCATGTACAAATCTACGGGGTTGAAGATCGCCACTTTTCCGATCGCTTCGAATTGGACGGAATGCGTTTCGAAGAACCGAGCGTCAATTTATTCACGTTCAACAATCCCTATGGAGCCTGTAAACGCTGCGACGGTTTCGGCAAAGTTTTGGGTCTAGACGAAAACTTAGTTATTCCAGATCAAAGCCTTTCTGTTTTTGAAGGAGCCATTGCCCCCTGGCGATCGGAACGAATGAGCGAATGGCTGGCCCCACTTTTGAAAAATGGCATTCGTTTTGACTTCCCGATCCATCGCCCCTACAAAGACCTTACCGAAAAAGAGAAAGAACTCTTGTGGACAGGCAATAAATATTTCTCTGGTCTCAATGATTTTTTTGCCCATCTCGAGTCGCAGAGTTACAAAGTGCAATACAGGGTTATGCTGAGCCGCTACAGAGGCCGCACCATTTGTCCCGATTGCCGCGGCACTCGCTTGAGAAAAGATGCCTCTTTTGTGAAAATCAGCGGATACAGCATCACAGATATTGTGCTCATGCCAGTTAAAAAGGCCGTGGAAGTTTTCGATAGCCTCGAATTGGGAAAGAGCGAACAAAAAATCAGTCAACGTATACTCATCGAGGTGAAAAACCGCTTGGGTTTTCTGATGCGTGTAGGATTGGGCTATTTGACCTTAAATCGACTGACCTCCACACTTTCTGGTGGAGAATTCCAAAGAATCAAGTTGGCCACATCTCTCGGTTCTGCTTTGGTCGGTTCGATGTATATTCTCGACGAACCCAGCATTGGGCTTCATCCCCGTGATACCCGAAAGCTGGTTTCTGTGCTGGAATCTCTTCGTGATTTGGGCAATTCGGTAATTGTTGTCGAACACGAAGAAGAGGTAATGGAGTCGGCTGATGAAATCATCGATATTGGGCCCGAAGCTGGAAATTTGGGTGGAGAATTGATCTTCCAAGGCAACCTCGGCGACATCAAAAATGGGAAAGGCGATGTGGATTCACATACCGTGCGTTTCTTACGTGGAGAGGATCACATCCTTGTCCCGAGCCGACGCAGACAAGCTACCGATTTTCTTGAGCTTTTGGGTGCAACAGAACACAACCTGAAAAACGTGGACGTAAAATTCCCATTGAACACACTCTGTGTGGTGACAGGGGTGAGTGGTTCGGGAAAATCCACATTGGTTCGTAAAATTCTTTATCCTGCTCTGGCCCGCATAAAAGGTGAATACGCACAGGAAGCTGGTAAATACCGGGAATTGAAAGGCAGCTTACACCGAGTAGAAAAAATAGAAATGGTCGACCAAAACCCCATAGGGAAGTCGAGCCGCTCCAATCCAGTAACATATATCAAGGCTTATGATGCCATACGGGCACTTATGTCCGATCAGCCACTTTCCAAACAAAGAGACTACAAACCTGCCTTTTTCTCTTTCAATGTCGATGGCGGCAGATGCGAAGCTTGCTCGGGCGAAGGCGAGCAAACCATAGAAATGCAGTTCATGGCCGATGTGAAACTGACCTGCGAAAGCTGCAAAGGGAAACGTTTCAAACAGGAAGTGCTCGAAGTGGAATATGAAGGCAAAAACATTGCCGATATTCTGGATATGACCGTGGACGAAGCTCTTGACTTTTTCAAAGGAAAACAGGATAAACTCTACGAAAAACTACTTCCTTTACAGGCCGTTGGCTTGAGCTATATCCGTTTGGGCCAATCTTCGAATACACTTTCGGGCGGTGAAGCCCAGCGAGTGAAACTGGCTTTCTTTTTGGGCAAGGGTAATGCGGCTCAAGGAAAAACCCTTTTCATTTTCGACGAGCCTACAACTGGCCTTCATTTCCACGATATAAAAAAGCTCTTGAAAGCAATGAACGAGCTGGTAGAACAAGGCGATTCTGTACTCATCATTGAACACAATATGGAGGTGATCAAATCTGCCGACTGGATTATCGATTTGGGCCCAGAAGGCGGCGATGAAGGCGGATACATTACTTTTGAAGGTACGCCTGAAGAAATGATAAAAATTGAAGGCAACTATACAGCCGAATTTTTGAAGCACAAATTGCAGTAAACATTTGACAATGATAGACGCCCACCACCATTTTTGGCAATACGACCCGGTAAATTACAGTTGGATAGACGATTCGATGGCTTCGATCAGAAAATCTTATTATCCAGAAGACCTCGCTCCCATTTTAAAGGAAAACGGCTTTGAGGGTTCGGTACTTATTCAGGTTAATCAAGAGGAAAGTGAGAACGAGGAATTTCTGAATTACGCCCAAAACAATGCTTTCATTTTAGGCACGGTGGGCTGGGTCGACCTGAAAGATCCGAATTTGGAAGAAAGGCTCGCTTTCTACAAAGAATCGCCCAAAGCCCAAAAGTTAAAGGGCTTTCGTCATATCGTACAAGCCGAAGCCGAAGGTTTTCTTTTGGATGAAAGCTTTGTTTCTGGTGTACAAAAATTGGCCGATTTTGATTTTACCTATGACATCTTGATCAAAGAACATCAATTAAAAGAAACTCTCCACTTCATTCGAAAGCTGCCCAACAACAAACTTATTATTGACCACATCGCCAAACCAGATATCAAAGTACGCTCGATAAGGCAGTGGTCGAATTATATGCAAGCCATAGCCGCACACGAAAATGTGTACATTAAGGTCTCTGGCATGGTGACAGAACACGATTTCACAAATTGGAAAAAGGAAGATTTCTTCCCTTATCTGGATGAGGTACTTGGCACTTTCGGACCAAGCCGCATTGTCTACGGCTCCGATTGGCCAGTTTGTTTGGTAGCCGGTGCATATGAAGCCCAATTGGATATCGTCAAAAGTTACTTTTCGCGGCTAAGTCAGGCTGAGCAGCAGGCCATATTTGGCGAAAATGCCAGGCAATTTTATTCTTTGTAGCCTTTTCGGAAGGCAAATAAAAAAGGCCTCCAAACGGAGGCCCCAAAATTTAATATATTGTCCTAAATAGTCTTATCTATTCAAAATCAATTTCTCTGTCAACACTTCATCTGCATGCACCACGCGAACAGTCAATTCGGTAGTTACCATGCCCGGAGGCAGAGAATATACACGACGTAGCTCACTCACTTTACCTGTTTTCCGCATTACGATGCGTCCATCTTGGTTGGTGATATCCACCATTACCTCGTCGCTATCGTTCATTCCAGCCAACTTCAAATTGAAATCACCTTGCGTAGGATTTGGCCATATACCAATGTCCTTTTTGATCAACTGGCCACGTCCGGTGGTGAAAACTACACCGCGAGACAAGCCTGCGTTTTTATCCAAAGATTCATTTTCGGCCATTGTCCAAGTGCCCTTCTTCAAATACGCCACATTGTTGTCGTAGGTATTTGACACTTTCACATTGGCGACGTCGTTTTCGTTGCTGCTTTTCAACACCCAATATTCATTGGCATTCACACGTTCTACGCCTTGAGCAAGGTCGGAAGACAAAGCCGCCGTATTTTCCGCGTGATAAGTGCTTGTCAAAGCTCCCTGTTCTGCACTGTTAGCCTCAAAACCTCTGTAATTGGTGCCGTCGCCCACTGGAAATTCAAAACGGTTGGCACTTAATTTTGTTACGGTGCCTTTGGCATGTGAAAAATCAGAAGCCCCAACATGGCTGGCGTTTTCAGCAAAAACCAATGGACTGTTTTCGTCTGAATTCAAAACACCTTGTCTGAAATCCAACTCTTTCTCAATCAACAAAGAAGTAGAAAGGTTTACATCGTTTTCAACCGTTGCTCTGTTCAAAACAATAGCTTGCGATCCTGACAGTTCTTGAGACTGACCGTAGCCATCGAGATACACATTACCAGTAGATTCCAATTCGCCATTGTTAATCAGGTTCTTCTTCAAGTGAAGGTCGCCTTTATTAACCAACTCGCCATTATTCTGGAAATCTTGGCCCATGCTGACCACCGCCCCTTCCGAGACATAAAACTTTGCAGAGCTCACTACTTGGGCAGAAGCCGAAGCGGCAAGTACGGCAAACGATATGGTGTAAATGACTCTTTTCATATTAATCGATGCTTTTTGAGTGTTTTTCTTGTGATAAAAGTACTCAGACTATTTCAAAACTGAAAGCCCCCCATACCTTTTTTATTAAATGGCAAGAGCTTTTGTTTCAAGGAATAAGCTATTTAAAATTGTCGTTGAGCCACGCTTCTAGAGCCTTTGTCCAGTTTTTTACAGGCTCGTTTTTCTCTGTGGCCAAACCGAAACCGTGGCCTCCCTTTTGGTATAAATGCAACTCTGCTGGAATGTTTTCTTTCCGCAATGCTGCCACATAGGCTAAGCTATTGTCGGCCAAAACGCGGTCGTCGTTGGCATGTACCAAAAAAGCCATTGGCGTTTCGGCCGTAACCTGAAGTTCATTCGAAAAATAATCGATATCCACTGTATGCAATTCAGGCCCAATGAGATTCTGTCTTGAACCTATGTGCCCAAAACGATCGTTGAAAGACACCACAGGATAGCCCAAAATGGTAAAATCGGGGCGTACACTGATGCTTGGATCGACAATCTCGCCCACTTGTTCGTTGAAGTGCGTGGAAGCCGTAGCCGCCAAATGCCCGCCTGCGGAAAAGCCCATAATACCTATACGATTCGGATTAATTCCATATTCATCCGCATGCTTACGCACATAGCGTATCGCTTGTTGGGCGTCTTGCAAGGGCCGGATACTTTTCTCGGTAAAAAGCTCGTCTTGTGGCAAACGGTATTTCAAAACGAAGGCCGTGATACCGCGTTCGGCAAACCACTTGGCAAAGTTCGTTCCTTCATGATTATACGCCAAAATATAATAGCCACCACCAGGGCAAATAATGACCGATAGACCTTTGTCATTTTTTTTCGGACGATACACTTCCAGAGTCGGGTTTGTGACATTTCGCAAGCGAACAATTCCGTCGTTTCGGTCGCTAACGTTCGTTTCTTCCACATTCACGCCCGCTTTCAACCCGGGCACGCCATTGGGATAAAGCGGCACTATCTGCTGGGCTGCACTCATGCGTGCACCACACAAAGCCATGGCAAAAATTGCCGACAATCGTAGAATTCTCTTATACATTTCATTTCAGGTTTAGGGTTTATATTCAGGCTATTTATTGCTTGGGTTCTCGCCCAAGTCCAATATTTTAAATTCGGTTCTTCTGTTCACTTGGTGCTCTTCTTCGGTTTTGGCGTTTTCGATAATCAACTCCGTTTCGCCGTAGCCGGTAGCCACCAAACGGTCGCGGTCAATTCCTCGGCTAATGATGTATTCTATAGCCGATTCTGCTCTTCTTTGCGACAAACGCAAGTTGTACATGTCCGTGCCGCGTGAATCGGTATGCGAACCCAACTCGATTTTCAGTTTGGGATTGTCCAACAATATTTGTACAATTTTGTCCAATTCAATGGCCGCATCGGGTCGGATATCCGCTTTATCCAGATCATAGTAAATGTTGTTGATCACAAAGGTTTTTCCTACGAAAATTTTGGACAGGTCGATTACCGTATTGAAAGTTGTGTCGGTCACGGATTTACGCAACAGAATTTGCGGAATCGAGCGGCCATACATACTGAAACCCTCGCGTTTGGTCAAATACTCTTCTTTCGAAACCAACATCAAATAATCGGTTTCTTCTTGCATTGGAATAGGCCCAAATACACCCTTTTCGTTGGTAGTGAGTGTACTGTCCAATTCTTGGAAACCTCCCTCAATTTTGTAAAGATCGATTCGCGTATTGGCCAGCACCGCCTTGTTGTCCGAATCCAAGACCTCTCCTTTCAAGTAATAATTGACAATTTTCTCTTCTTCTTCAGGCTCTTCTTTTACAGGCACATCGACGACAACCTCTGCCGCAGGAGCCTTGTAGAAATAAATGTCGTCGTCGCCTTTTCCCCCTTCGCGGTTCGACGAAAAGAAAATATTTCCTTGCCCGTCTTCGGTCAGCCCAAAATCATCCCTTGATGAATTATAAGGCAATCCTAAATTTTCCACACTGATTTTGCCCGATTTCCGCACGGCCACAAACAGGTCGAGTTTGCCCAAACCGGGGTGCCCGTCTGAAGCGAAATAGAGTTTTCCATCCTGACTCACAAAGGGAAACATTTCATCTCCAGGCGTATTCAACGTTTTTCCCATATTGGCAGGATTTCCGAACCGACCAGAAGCATCCATATTCACGCGGTAAAGATCCATGCCTCCACTCCCACCGGGTCTGTTCGAAGAGAAGTAGATGGTTTTGCCATCACCCGAAAACGCCGGACAACCATCCCAACTGGCGGAATCGGAAGCCGAAACCAATTGCGGCTCTGTCCAACCTTCGCCGGGTACATTTCGGCTGATGTACAAATCTACATCGGGCGAATGATCCTTTCTTTTCCCCGAGTTTCCTCTAGCGAAGACCACTATTTTTCCGTCTGGCGAAAAAGCGGGAGAACCTTCGTTTCGTTCAGGGTCGAAAATATTCTTGGAAAAGAGGCCTACTTCACCAAACTGGGTATAATCTGGATTGACGCTGGCCGCATAAAGACCCACAAATGGCAGACCGTTTGCATACATCTTATCTTTTCTGGAAGAGGTAAACACCAATTGGCCTTTGTGAATTATCGGTGAAAACTCCGCCCCCTCTGTATTTACTTCCGCCAAATTCCTGAATTGAATATCGGTGGATTTGTCCTTTAACAAATCAATAATCTGCAAAGTGCTCAGTTCACGGTTTGCCCATTCATTCAGTTCTTTATTTGGTGTTTTTTGCTCGACATATTTCTTGAACTGCTCGCTGGCCTTTTGGTATTGCTCATCCACTTTCAAGGCATAGGCATAATAGAAATGGGCTTCGGGTTCTTCTATACCCTCTGCAATAGCCTTTTCGTAATATGGAATGGCTGGCACCCAACGGTTCGACAAGCGATAAGCTTCGGCCAGGGTGTAATTCAGTTTCGCTTCTTGAGAGGCATCGATCTCTTTAACTTTTTGCAGGTCGTTTATTGCCAACTCGTAAAACCCTTTATCAAAGCTTTGCAGTCCTTTTTTATAGGCTTGCAACTGAGCGTCTGCATTGAAATAAAGTAAAAAACAAAAGGCCAGTGCCCATTGAAAGTGTATGTTCTTCATTTGCTGTATTCGTCTGAATCTTGCATCACAATGGTAGATTGCATTGTAATCCTCAAAAATAGAAACGTTTGCTTGAAATTGGTATTATTCTCATCTCGTTTTAATTGCCTCTTTTGTTTAGGTTACCAAAACGGCCCCAACACCCATATAAAAGCAAAAAAGGAAAAACCCGTTCCATTATAGTGAAACGAGCCTTTCCCCAATATAGCACAAAGTTTAAACTTTATATGGCCTCGACAATCAGCTTGATTCCGTCTACTTCTTTGATCGAAACCATTTTCCCAGCCTCGATGGCTACCTGATTTTTAGATTCAGCCAACCAATCTGTACCACGAAAAAACACCTTTCCGGTACCGTTTTCGGGAATTTCCACCGAAACCTTGGCCTTCTCGTTCACCATTTCGGTATATTCTCCACCTCGCCTGTAGAAGAGTTCTTTCAATTGTTTACGAAAGAGCAGCAAAGAACCCGCCGAGAAAATCAAAAAGGCGATTACCTGCGAAGGCAAATCTTCGGTGACGTCCAAATAGGTGAGCAATGCCGTGGCCAAAGCACCCAAGCCAAAAAAGATGAAGAAAAAGGATGTGGCAAAAATCTCCAGTATCAAGAGCAGCACACCCAACACTGCCCAAATTTCCAATGCGTTCAAATCACCCATATTAAGCTTTGTTTTCGGTTTTCTTTATCACGGTCATTGCCGAGGCGACAATCGAACTCACATCTGTTAAATTGGAAGGTAAAATCAACGTGTTCGATTCTTTGGCAATTTTACCGAACTGTTCGATATACTGTTCGGCCACCTGCAACTGTACAGCCTCGAGTCCCCCTTCGGCATTGATGGCTTCGGCTACTTTTCGAATACTTTCAGCAGTGGCATCGGCGACCGACAAAATAGCTTGAGCCTCTCCTTCAGCCTGGTTTATCTGTTGCAATTTCAACGCCTCCGACTCCAAAACCACGCGACGCTTCTGCCCTTCGGCCACATTCACCGCCGATTGTTGCTTACCTTCTGATTCTAGAATCACAGCTCTTTTTTCACGTTCGGCCTGCATTTGCTTTTCCATGGCCATAAGCACGGTTTGCGGCGGCGTGATATTCCGGATTTCATAACGTAATACTTTCACACCCCAACTGATTGCGGCTTCATCGATAGAAGCCACCACAGCCATATTGATGGCCATTCGTTCCACAAAGGTTTTATCCAAGTCTATCTTTCCGATTTCGCTACGCATAGTGGTCTGGGCCAGCTGAGTCACCGCAAACACATAATCGTTGATACCGTAGGAAGCCTTGTTCGGGTCAACCACTTGAAGAAAGATCACGCCATCTACCCGTACCTGCACATTGTCTTTCGTGATACACACCTGCTCATGAATATCATAAGCTTGTTCTTTCAAGCTGTGACGATAAGCAATCCGATCCAAGAAAGGAATGATGAAATTGATGCCGGGCTGTAAAGTGGCGTAATATTTTCCTAAACGCTCCACAATGTAGGCTCTTTGTTGCGGCACGACCTTCACGGACATGAAAACCACAACCAAAACCAATAGCACAAAAGACAATAATGCGATCATATTTATACTGTTTTTTTACTCGATAATTTTAAAATGTCATGTACAAATTAGCCGAAAAGGCACTCATTTCAAATGGAATTCCGACAAATATCAGGCTCTTGATTAAGAATGGTCGCCCGGAATGATGAGTGGAATTTTGAGACAATCGGAAATTATTATGGACAATTCGATAAAGTACTCTGCGATTACACCTAACTTTGTCGCAAACAATTTATTACAGTAGCGATACTGCAACGCAATGGACTCAAAAGACAACAGGAACAAAGACGAAAACAGAGGTAAACTCAAAACCAATTTCAAGAAATTCGGCAAGTCTGATTCAACAAGTGACAGACGAAGCAGTTCACCCAGAAAAAGCGAAGACCGAAACTTTGATCGCGGCGAAAGAAAGTTCGACCGTGATGAAAAGAAACCTTTCGGTAAAAAGGACGGCGGTTTCAAAAAATTTGACCGCGACGACAAAAAACCTTTTGATAGAAAAGAAGGTGGCTTCAAGAAATTCGATCGCGACGACAAAAAACCTTTTGATAGAAAAGAGGGCGGCTTCAAGAAATTCGATCGCGACGACAACAAACCTTACGGTAGAAAAGAGGGTGGCTTCAAAAAATTTGACCGCGACGACAACAAGCCATACGGGAGAAAAGAGGGCGGCTTCAAGAAATTCGACCGTGACGACAAAAAACCTTTTGATAGAAAAGAGGGCGGCTTCAAGAAATTCGATCGCGACGACAACAAACCTTTTGATA
Encoded proteins:
- the uvrA gene encoding excinuclease ABC subunit UvrA; translation: MPKDKSAGIFDNLDPKKYILIKGAKANNLKNLDVAIQRNKLTVVTGLSGSGKSSLAFDTLYAEGQRMYVESLSSYARQFLGRMEKPEVEYIKGVSPAIAIEQKVSTKNPRSTVGTSTEIYDYLKLLFARVGKTYSPISGQEVKKDSVTDVANYIFSFEDGQRVMILTPLKVAEGRDLKKELDLLLKKGFTRVAINGEIEEIEDVLQAKKFDKEARIEILIDRAVVRFDEKGDPEEDTLYRISDSVQTAFFEGQGDCHVQIYGVEDRHFSDRFELDGMRFEEPSVNLFTFNNPYGACKRCDGFGKVLGLDENLVIPDQSLSVFEGAIAPWRSERMSEWLAPLLKNGIRFDFPIHRPYKDLTEKEKELLWTGNKYFSGLNDFFAHLESQSYKVQYRVMLSRYRGRTICPDCRGTRLRKDASFVKISGYSITDIVLMPVKKAVEVFDSLELGKSEQKISQRILIEVKNRLGFLMRVGLGYLTLNRLTSTLSGGEFQRIKLATSLGSALVGSMYILDEPSIGLHPRDTRKLVSVLESLRDLGNSVIVVEHEEEVMESADEIIDIGPEAGNLGGELIFQGNLGDIKNGKGDVDSHTVRFLRGEDHILVPSRRRQATDFLELLGATEHNLKNVDVKFPLNTLCVVTGVSGSGKSTLVRKILYPALARIKGEYAQEAGKYRELKGSLHRVEKIEMVDQNPIGKSSRSNPVTYIKAYDAIRALMSDQPLSKQRDYKPAFFSFNVDGGRCEACSGEGEQTIEMQFMADVKLTCESCKGKRFKQEVLEVEYEGKNIADILDMTVDEALDFFKGKQDKLYEKLLPLQAVGLSYIRLGQSSNTLSGGEAQRVKLAFFLGKGNAAQGKTLFIFDEPTTGLHFHDIKKLLKAMNELVEQGDSVLIIEHNMEVIKSADWIIDLGPEGGDEGGYITFEGTPEEMIKIEGNYTAEFLKHKLQ
- a CDS encoding amidohydrolase family protein, which translates into the protein MIDAHHHFWQYDPVNYSWIDDSMASIRKSYYPEDLAPILKENGFEGSVLIQVNQEESENEEFLNYAQNNAFILGTVGWVDLKDPNLEERLAFYKESPKAQKLKGFRHIVQAEAEGFLLDESFVSGVQKLADFDFTYDILIKEHQLKETLHFIRKLPNNKLIIDHIAKPDIKVRSIRQWSNYMQAIAAHENVYIKVSGMVTEHDFTNWKKEDFFPYLDEVLGTFGPSRIVYGSDWPVCLVAGAYEAQLDIVKSYFSRLSQAEQQAIFGENARQFYSL
- a CDS encoding T9SS type A sorting domain-containing protein, with translation MKRVIYTISFAVLAASASAQVVSSAKFYVSEGAVVSMGQDFQNNGELVNKGDLHLKKNLINNGELESTGNVYLDGYGQSQELSGSQAIVLNRATVENDVNLSTSLLIEKELDFRQGVLNSDENSPLVFAENASHVGASDFSHAKGTVTKLSANRFEFPVGDGTNYRGFEANSAEQGALTSTYHAENTAALSSDLAQGVERVNANEYWVLKSSNENDVANVKVSNTYDNNVAYLKKGTWTMAENESLDKNAGLSRGVVFTTGRGQLIKKDIGIWPNPTQGDFNLKLAGMNDSDEVMVDITNQDGRIVMRKTGKVSELRRVYSLPPGMVTTELTVRVVHADEVLTEKLILNR
- a CDS encoding alpha/beta hydrolase — protein: MYKRILRLSAIFAMALCGARMSAAQQIVPLYPNGVPGLKAGVNVEETNVSDRNDGIVRLRNVTNPTLEVYRPKKNDKGLSVIICPGGGYYILAYNHEGTNFAKWFAERGITAFVLKYRLPQDELFTEKSIRPLQDAQQAIRYVRKHADEYGINPNRIGIMGFSAGGHLAATASTHFNEQVGEIVDPSISVRPDFTILGYPVVSFNDRFGHIGSRQNLIGPELHTVDIDYFSNELQVTAETPMAFLVHANDDRVLADNSLAYVAALRKENIPAELHLYQKGGHGFGLATEKNEPVKNWTKALEAWLNDNFK
- a CDS encoding OmpA family protein is translated as MKNIHFQWALAFCFLLYFNADAQLQAYKKGLQSFDKGFYELAINDLQKVKEIDASQEAKLNYTLAEAYRLSNRWVPAIPYYEKAIAEGIEEPEAHFYYAYALKVDEQYQKASEQFKKYVEQKTPNKELNEWANRELSTLQIIDLLKDKSTDIQFRNLAEVNTEGAEFSPIIHKGQLVFTSSRKDKMYANGLPFVGLYAASVNPDYTQFGEVGLFSKNIFDPERNEGSPAFSPDGKIVVFARGNSGKRKDHSPDVDLYISRNVPGEGWTEPQLVSASDSASWDGCPAFSGDGKTIYFSSNRPGGSGGMDLYRVNMDASGRFGNPANMGKTLNTPGDEMFPFVSQDGKLYFASDGHPGLGKLDLFVAVRKSGKISVENLGLPYNSSRDDFGLTEDGQGNIFFSSNREGGKGDDDIYFYKAPAAEVVVDVPVKEEPEEEEKIVNYYLKGEVLDSDNKAVLANTRIDLYKIEGGFQELDSTLTTNEKGVFGPIPMQEETDYLMLVSKEEYLTKREGFSMYGRSIPQILLRKSVTDTTFNTVIDLSKIFVGKTFVINNIYYDLDKADIRPDAAIELDKIVQILLDNPKLKIELGSHTDSRGTDMYNLRLSQRRAESAIEYIISRGIDRDRLVATGYGETELIIENAKTEEEHQVNRRTEFKILDLGENPSNK
- a CDS encoding NfeD family protein, producing MGDLNALEIWAVLGVLLLILEIFATSFFFIFFGLGALATALLTYLDVTEDLPSQVIAFLIFSAGSLLLFRKQLKELFYRRGGEYTEMVNEKAKVSVEIPENGTGKVFFRGTDWLAESKNQVAIEAGKMVSIKEVDGIKLIVEAI
- a CDS encoding SPFH domain-containing protein; protein product: MIALLSFVLLVLVVVFMSVKVVPQQRAYIVERLGKYYATLQPGINFIIPFLDRIAYRHSLKEQAYDIHEQVCITKDNVQVRVDGVIFLQVVDPNKASYGINDYVFAVTQLAQTTMRSEIGKIDLDKTFVERMAINMAVVASIDEAAISWGVKVLRYEIRNITPPQTVLMAMEKQMQAEREKRAVILESEGKQQSAVNVAEGQKRRVVLESEALKLQQINQAEGEAQAILSVADATAESIRKVAEAINAEGGLEAVQLQVAEQYIEQFGKIAKESNTLILPSNLTDVSSIVASAMTVIKKTENKA